From a region of the Deltaproteobacteria bacterium GWA2_45_12 genome:
- a CDS encoding P-type conjugative transfer protein VirB9, translating to MKTKLLTLMLILLALPAFAEQRPRPLGSDSRIKHVIYNPNEIYEIKSTFGYQTTIEFSESESIQVASIGDSIAWQVVPMGNRVFLKPVEPNPRTNLTVITNKRTYYFNLSTIDARVVSDMTYLVRFEYSNAAFTSNGAFKPKLPDAYNFNYKLKDDKKSGLVRAFDDGDFTYLQFKSTSDLPAIFWIDSSGKESIVNYRIQGPYVVVERVVDKLLLRRGGIVGTVIRKKAKNNSGYLSSN from the coding sequence ATGAAAACAAAACTCTTAACTCTCATGTTAATCTTATTGGCCCTACCTGCTTTTGCAGAACAAAGGCCAAGGCCCTTGGGAAGTGATTCCCGAATAAAGCACGTCATTTACAATCCAAACGAGATTTACGAAATAAAATCCACCTTCGGTTATCAAACAACCATTGAGTTCTCTGAATCCGAATCCATTCAAGTGGCTTCCATTGGGGATTCCATTGCCTGGCAGGTAGTTCCGATGGGAAACAGGGTTTTCTTGAAACCCGTGGAACCCAATCCTCGGACCAACCTCACAGTAATCACCAATAAACGGACTTATTATTTCAATCTATCCACGATAGACGCACGTGTCGTTTCCGACATGACTTACTTGGTACGATTTGAATACTCAAACGCGGCGTTCACCTCCAATGGGGCTTTTAAGCCGAAACTGCCGGATGCGTATAATTTCAATTACAAACTCAAAGATGACAAGAAAAGCGGACTGGTCCGCGCCTTTGATGATGGGGATTTTACCTATCTCCAATTCAAAAGCACCTCAGACTTGCCCGCCATCTTCTGGATCGATTCCAGCGGGAAGGAATCCATCGTCAATTACCGCATTCAAGGCCCTTATGTGGTTGTGGAGCGAGTTGTCGACAAGCTTTTGTTAAGACGCGGGGGTATTGTCGGTACTGTCATTCGTAAAAAAGCGAAAAATAATTCTGGATATTTATCTTCAAACTAA